GAACCGTATCGTCGTCAAGCAGAAGCACTGACCCGATATCTTCGCAACTCATCCCCCGGTCGAGCAGCACAAGAGAATTGGCGCGCCGCGCCAGCCGATGCTCCACCGAACCCATGCGAGCCAACTCGATCAGCTCTTCCCGTTCCGTCGTGTTCAAGAATCCTGCGCG
The sequence above is a segment of the bacterium genome. Coding sequences within it:
- a CDS encoding helix-turn-helix domain-containing protein, translated to MIRAGFLNTTEREELIELARMGSVEHRLARRANSLVLLDRGMSCEDIGSVLLLDDDTVRAWYRLYMEDGLEGLAGFGYEGSACHLSARQQEELQAWVGETLPRTTR